Proteins encoded in a region of the Ziziphus jujuba cultivar Dongzao chromosome 3, ASM3175591v1 genome:
- the LOC107422545 gene encoding probable voltage-gated potassium channel subunit beta isoform X2, translated as MQYKNLGRSGLKVSQLSYGAWVSFGNQLDVKEAKSLLQCCRDNGVNFFDNAEVYANGRAEEIMGQAIRELGWRRSDIVISTKIFWGGPGPNDKGLSRKHIVEGTKASLKRLDMEYVDVLYCHRPDSSTPIEETVRAMNYVIDKGWAFYWGTSEWSAQQITEAWGVAERLDLLGPIVEQPEYNLLSRHKVESEYLPLYANYGLGLTTWSPLASGVLTGKYTKGNIPPDSRFALENYKIQENMKAVDVIPLLTPAVLEKIDAVVQNKPKRPDSYR; from the exons ATGCAGTACAAGAACTTGGGTCGGTCGGGCTTGAAGGTGAGCCAGCTGTCGTACGGAGCGTGGGTCAGCTTCGGGAACCAGCTAGATGTGAAGGAAGCGAAGTCGCTCTTGCAGTGCTGCCGTGATAACGGCGTTAATTTCTTCGACAACGCCGAGGTCTACGCCAATGGCCGAGCCGAGGAGATCATGGGTCAGGCAATAAGGGAACTGGGTTGGCGTCGTTCCGACATCGTCATCTCAACCAAGATCTTCTGGGGAGGTCCCGGTCCGAATGACAAGGGATTGTCGAGGAAACACATCGTGGAAGGGACAAAAGCTTCGCTGAAGAGGTTGGATATGGAATACGTCGACGTTTTGTACTGCCACCGTCCGGATTCTTCGACTCCGATCGAAGAGACGGTGAGGGCTATGAACTATGTGATTGATAAGGGTTGGGCTTTCTACTGGGGTACAAGTGAGTGGTCCGCTCAGCAGATCACCGAGGCTTGGGGTGTGGCTGAGAGGTTGGATCTACTCGGGCCTATTGTCGAACAGCCGGAGTACAATTTGTTGTCTAGGCACAAG GTTGAGAGCGAGTACCTCCCTCTCTATGCCAACTATGGCCTGGGTCTTACAACCTGGAGTCCACTTGCATCTGGAGTGCTCACTGGAAAATACACCAAGGGAAATATACCACCTGACAGCAGATTTGCATTGGAAAATTACAAA ATTCAAGAGAACATGAAAGCTGTTGATGTAATCCCTTTGCTGACTCCTGCTGTGTTGGAAAAGATCGACGCTGTTGTTCAAAACAAGCCAAAGCGTCCGGATTCATATAGGTGA
- the LOC107422545 gene encoding probable voltage-gated potassium channel subunit beta isoform X1 produces MQYKNLGRSGLKVSQLSYGAWVSFGNQLDVKEAKSLLQCCRDNGVNFFDNAEVYANGRAEEIMGQAIRELGWRRSDIVISTKIFWGGPGPNDKGLSRKHIVEGTKASLKRLDMEYVDVLYCHRPDSSTPIEETVRAMNYVIDKGWAFYWGTSEWSAQQITEAWGVAERLDLLGPIVEQPEYNLLSRHKVESEYLPLYANYGLGLTTWSPLASGVLTGKYTKGNIPPDSRFALENYKNLANRTLVDDVLRKVNSLKPIADELGVPLSQLAIAWCASNPNVSSVITGATKESQIQENMKAVDVIPLLTPAVLEKIDAVVQNKPKRPDSYR; encoded by the exons ATGCAGTACAAGAACTTGGGTCGGTCGGGCTTGAAGGTGAGCCAGCTGTCGTACGGAGCGTGGGTCAGCTTCGGGAACCAGCTAGATGTGAAGGAAGCGAAGTCGCTCTTGCAGTGCTGCCGTGATAACGGCGTTAATTTCTTCGACAACGCCGAGGTCTACGCCAATGGCCGAGCCGAGGAGATCATGGGTCAGGCAATAAGGGAACTGGGTTGGCGTCGTTCCGACATCGTCATCTCAACCAAGATCTTCTGGGGAGGTCCCGGTCCGAATGACAAGGGATTGTCGAGGAAACACATCGTGGAAGGGACAAAAGCTTCGCTGAAGAGGTTGGATATGGAATACGTCGACGTTTTGTACTGCCACCGTCCGGATTCTTCGACTCCGATCGAAGAGACGGTGAGGGCTATGAACTATGTGATTGATAAGGGTTGGGCTTTCTACTGGGGTACAAGTGAGTGGTCCGCTCAGCAGATCACCGAGGCTTGGGGTGTGGCTGAGAGGTTGGATCTACTCGGGCCTATTGTCGAACAGCCGGAGTACAATTTGTTGTCTAGGCACAAG GTTGAGAGCGAGTACCTCCCTCTCTATGCCAACTATGGCCTGGGTCTTACAACCTGGAGTCCACTTGCATCTGGAGTGCTCACTGGAAAATACACCAAGGGAAATATACCACCTGACAGCAGATTTGCATTGGAAAATTACAAA AACCTTGCTAACCGAACATTAGTTGATGACGTGCTGAGGAAAGTTAATAGTCTGAAACCAATTGCAGACGAGTTAGGTGTACCATTGTCTCAACTTGCAATTGCATGGTGTGCTTCAAACCCTAATGTCTCATCAGTTATCACTGGAGCTACAAAAGAGTCTCAG ATTCAAGAGAACATGAAAGCTGTTGATGTAATCCCTTTGCTGACTCCTGCTGTGTTGGAAAAGATCGACGCTGTTGTTCAAAACAAGCCAAAGCGTCCGGATTCATATAGGTGA
- the LOC107422563 gene encoding purple acid phosphatase 23 — protein MKNFAPWIPVSICLVLTRILVTESRIPTTLEGPFPPVTRRFDPSLRRGSDDLPMNHPRLKKNVTSNFPEQIALAISSPTSMWVSWVTGDAQIGSNVKPLDPSKVASEVWCGKKSGKYTKLQRGVSTVYNQLYPFEGLLNYTSGIIHHVRLDGLEPGTKYFYKCGDSSFPAMSEEHSFETLPIPSPNAYPSRIAVIGDLGLTSNTTTTIDHLIQNDPSMILMVGDLSYANQYLTTGGKGAPCFSCAFPDAPIRETYQPRWDGWGRFMEPLTSRVPMMVIEGNHEIEPQVSGITFQSYVTRFAVPSKESDSGSNFYYSFDAGGVHLIMLGAYVDYNATGAQYAWLKKDLRKVDRTVTPWLVAAWHPPWYNSYSSHYQEFECMRQEMEALLYQYGVDIVFTGHVHAYERMNRVFNYTLDPCGPVYITVGDGGNIEKVDVEHADDPGKCPSAGDNIPEIGGVCHINFSSGPAKGQFCWNEQPEWSAFRESSFGHGILEVVNSTYALWTWHRNQDIYEEDSHGDQIYIVRQPELCFSTLSSSVNHTLPTTLSPVSHCHSMVHSLALPFLGVFSLLMSLCVIVH, from the exons ATGAAGAACTTTGCTCCATGGATTCCTGTGAGCATTTGTTTAGTCCTAACAAGGATTTTGGTGACTGAAAGTCGCATACCCACTACTCTAGAAGGTCCATTTCCGCCTGTAACTCGCCGCTTTGATCCATCACTGCGTAGAGGTAGTGATGATTTGCCTATGAATCATCCAAGGTTGAAGAAGAATGTCACCTCAAATTTCCCAGAGCAGATAGCTTTGGCAATATCTTCACCAACTTCAATGTGGGTTTCTTGGGTTACTG GGGATGCACAAATTGGTTCAAATGTGAAGCCACTTGATCCTTCGAAGGTTGCAAGTGAGGTGTGGTGTGGCAAGAAAAGTGGCAAGTATACGAAATTGCAGAGAGGGGTTTCCACTGTTTATAATCAGTTGTATCCATTTGAAGGCCTTTTGAATTACACCTCTGGGATTATTCACCATGTCAGGCTTGATG GTCTTGAACCtggaacaaaatatttttacaagtgtGGAGATAGCTCTTTTCCAGCTATGAGTGAAGAGCATTCCTTTGAGACTTTACCAATCCCTAGCCCAAATGCCTATCCTTCTCGAATTGCTGTTATTGGAGATTTGGGTCTCACTAGCAATACCACCACAACCATTGATCATTTAATTCAAAATGATCCATCAATGATTTTAATGGTTGGAGACTTGAGCTATGCTAACCAGTACCTCACAACTGGTGGAAAAGGAGCTCCATGCTTCTCATGTGCATTCCCGGATGCCCCTATAAGAGAGACATATCAACCCCGCTGGGATGGGTGGGGAAG GTTCATGGAGCCTTTAACCTCGAGAGTGCCTATGATGGTTATTGAAGGAAACCATGAGATTGAACCTCAGGTTTCTGGAATCACTTTCCAATCCTATGTGACAAGATTTGCAGTGCCCTCGAAGGAGTCTGACTCTGGAAGTAACTTTTACTACTCTTTTGATGCTGGAGGAGTACATCTTATCATGCTGGGAGCATATGTTGACTACAATGCTACTG GTGCTCAATATGCTTGGCTAAAGAAAGATCTGAGGAAAGTAGACCGCACTGTGACCCCATGGTTGGTAGCTGCATGGCATCCTCCTTGGTATAATAGTTATTCTTCTCACTACCAGGAATTTGAATGCATGAGGCAGGAAATGGAAGCACTCCTATACCAATATGGTGTCGATATAGTTTTTACTGGCCAT GTGCATGCGTATGAGCGGATGAATAGAGTCTTTAACTATACATTGGATCCATGTGGACCTGTTTACATAACGGTTGGAGATGGAGGAAATATTGAGAAGGTGGATGTTGAACATGCAGATGACCCGGGAAAATGTCCGTCGGCTGGAGACAACATACCAGAAATTGGAGGGGTATgccatattaatttttcttctggCCCTGCTAAAGGACAGTTTTGTTGGAACGAGCAGCCAGAGTGGAGTGCATTCAGAGAAAGCAGCTTTGGGCATGGAATACTTGAG GTTGTGAACTCTACATATGCACTGTGGACCTGGCATAGGAATCAAGATATATACGAGGAAGATAGCCATGGCGATCAAATATACATTGTTCGACAACCTGAACTATGCTTTTCAACTTTAAGT TCCTCGGTTAATCACACTTTGCCCACCACACTGTCTCCGGTGTCTCACTGCCATTCTATG GTGCACTCTCTTGCCTTGCCATTCTTGGGAGTTTTTTCTCTCCTAATGTCTCTTTG CGTAATTGTACATTAG